From the genome of Candidatus Hadarchaeales archaeon, one region includes:
- a CDS encoding DUF5667 domain-containing protein, protein MLGEHGFAAVVVVIVLVSVGAGMAIPVIVDSIDVNPDSPLYGLERIGERIRESFAGGQQMDISLAKERTAELELMVRRQKAERYAWLADEIAERLEKATERAAENVGLVRAMEAVQIHTRRLETLLENENLPEKARLAVSFALCRSSAVMGVLSEVQARVEARERIRERIREMREEFADLKKEAEENLRMNLPIEPALHRVHMMVATRLMARIENIIVVKPENAENLAELIQRRLEEALTNCTDNQLIEEVLEKLAEYREKLENIRENMPEILPWIPPICNRIVIVIVVVENKVVNIPQVPPIEMRENIKETLRQIREEIREIRQEFKQIREEIRERLRQGENIQEIIDNLDLSTVEVLIKNLQMQVENLRSMRSLDMASEHVYRIVRRVNKPEQLERVRNLLEHKILPLKENVPAGAPVENLIEWTENCLQSINQIQQGVEAGEIPPQQIQSTIVDMIKPPHWRR, encoded by the coding sequence ATGCTGGGAGAACACGGATTTGCGGCCGTGGTGGTCGTAATAGTGCTGGTCTCGGTGGGCGCGGGAATGGCGATACCGGTTATCGTAGATTCCATCGATGTTAATCCAGACAGTCCGCTGTACGGACTGGAAAGGATCGGAGAGAGAATCAGAGAATCGTTTGCAGGTGGACAGCAGATGGATATCTCTCTCGCAAAAGAGAGAACAGCGGAGCTAGAGCTCATGGTCAGACGTCAAAAGGCCGAGAGATACGCATGGCTTGCAGACGAGATCGCTGAAAGACTGGAGAAGGCGACGGAGAGGGCTGCTGAAAACGTCGGTCTCGTCAGGGCGATGGAGGCGGTCCAGATACACACGAGAAGACTAGAGACTCTTCTGGAGAACGAGAATCTGCCGGAGAAAGCCAGGCTTGCGGTTTCCTTTGCGCTTTGCAGGAGCAGTGCAGTGATGGGCGTTCTTTCAGAAGTTCAGGCTCGCGTTGAGGCTCGCGAGAGGATCCGCGAGAGAATCAGAGAGATGCGTGAGGAGTTCGCAGATCTCAAGAAAGAAGCGGAAGAGAACCTACGAATGAATTTGCCGATAGAGCCGGCTCTGCACAGAGTCCATATGATGGTCGCCACAAGGTTGATGGCCAGAATAGAGAACATTATTGTTGTGAAACCAGAGAACGCTGAAAATCTCGCAGAACTCATACAGAGAAGGCTAGAGGAAGCGCTGACAAACTGCACGGATAATCAGCTCATCGAAGAAGTGCTGGAGAAACTCGCTGAATACCGGGAGAAGCTCGAGAATATCCGCGAAAACATGCCAGAGATCCTGCCATGGATTCCACCTATTTGCAACAGGATCGTTATAGTAATAGTCGTTGTGGAGAACAAAGTTGTAAACATTCCTCAAGTACCTCCGATAGAAATGCGTGAGAACATCAAGGAAACGTTGCGCCAGATCAGAGAGGAAATCAGAGAAATCAGGCAAGAGTTCAAGCAGATCAGAGAGGAAATAAGAGAAAGGCTGCGTCAGGGTGAGAACATTCAAGAAATTATCGATAATCTCGATCTCTCAACAGTCGAGGTCTTGATCAAGAATCTCCAGATGCAGGTCGAAAATCTCAGAAGCATGCGATCATTGGACATGGCGAGCGAACATGTCTACAGAATCGTTAGGAGAGTGAATAAACCGGAACAACTGGAAAGGGTCAGAAATCTCTTGGAGCACAAGATATTGCCACTTAAAGAGAACGTTCCGGCCGGTGCACCAGTCGAAAATCTCATAGAATGGACGGAGAACTGTTTGCAGAGTATCAATCAGATTCAGCAGGGAGTTGAAGCTGGAGAGATACCTCCGCAGCAGATACAGTCCACGATCGTAGATATGATAAAACCGCCGCACTGGAGAAGGTGA
- a CDS encoding winged helix-turn-helix transcriptional regulator, which produces MDTKEMLAIVAVVVVLQLCLSFIVYLFSPFFDLSALVVAVAIMASVAGSIAAILLFLFKRYATERAVRVAMLTLSEDERKVLNEILREGEIRQDVLRRRVDMSKSKLSALVNNLEKKGAIIKIRYHKTNILRATKEFGGKS; this is translated from the coding sequence ATGGATACCAAGGAGATGCTAGCGATCGTCGCGGTTGTCGTGGTTCTTCAGCTTTGTCTGAGCTTTATTGTTTATCTTTTTTCACCTTTTTTTGATCTTTCAGCCTTGGTTGTTGCTGTGGCGATCATGGCGTCTGTAGCTGGTTCGATTGCGGCAATTCTGCTTTTTCTTTTCAAACGCTACGCAACTGAGCGAGCGGTTAGGGTGGCAATGCTCACTTTGAGTGAGGATGAGAGAAAAGTTTTGAATGAGATATTAAGAGAAGGAGAGATAAGGCAGGACGTTCTTAGAAGGCGGGTCGACATGTCGAAGTCAAAACTCAGTGCTCTTGTCAACAATCTCGAAAAGAAGGGTGCAATCATCAAAATAAGGTATCATAAGACAAACATTTTGAGGGCAACGAAGGAGTTCGGCGGGAAATCTTAA
- a CDS encoding CBS domain-containing protein has translation MPVTVEDFMTRKVVKIEASRTIAEAARLMAEEKVGSIIVFQEDRPVGIVTDRDIVVRAVARGLSMDEKVEKIMSQPLITVESKTPIIEAIQLMDKHMIRRLPVVEEGKIVGILTSTDIGRASKILAPFLLPRIPEIYLIPLKEGSKPD, from the coding sequence ATGCCCGTGACGGTTGAAGATTTCATGACGAGAAAGGTCGTGAAGATAGAGGCTTCTAGAACGATTGCGGAGGCGGCCAGATTGATGGCAGAGGAAAAAGTTGGAAGCATCATAGTTTTCCAGGAAGATCGGCCTGTCGGAATTGTCACGGATAGGGACATCGTGGTCAGAGCGGTGGCTCGAGGTTTATCGATGGACGAAAAAGTAGAAAAGATAATGTCCCAGCCGCTGATAACTGTGGAATCTAAAACACCCATAATAGAAGCCATCCAGCTGATGGACAAGCATATGATAAGACGGTTGCCGGTGGTCGAGGAGGGCAAAATAGTTGGAATTTTGACATCGACAGATATTGGCAGGGCATCGAAGATCTTAGCTCCCTTCCTTCTTCCCAGAATTCCGGAGATATATCTAATTCCGCTGAAAGAGGGGTCAAAGCCAGATTGA
- the sepS gene encoding O-phosphoserine--tRNA ligase, with amino-acid sequence MPFDVGKLRELAEKDFRKAWEESANLVRKSGRVFELQPSGKPNPLFELVQRFRQALIRLGFREMIVPIIVDKREVYKQYGSEAPIILDRVFFLATLERPDIGIGKKKIEEIRSFLPSFNKVEKLQEIFRRYKLGEIPADDLIETISSELSISDAEAEKILSLFSELRDLKPVPGDLTLRSHTTAGWFGILAELYRRESLPIQLFHVGPKFRREQRLDETHLYESWTASVVVMAKEITLEDGMEITRRIFAEVGYPRVEMKIKKSTSRYYAPGTEFEVFLEHKSGPVEVGDGGLYSPVALANYGIPYPVFNLGIGLERLLMIETGETDIRRLVYPYLYTPVVLSDEEIAKMIHMVEIPKTEVGRKIAENLFEIAKKYADAPSPCGFLVFEGEIGGRRVSVKLVEPEENKKLVGPAGFNEIFVYDGNIIAVPPTGWEEKEFVRVVREKGISTGIKFMSAFANLVGRRAEEAVESGEKMVEVQIKNVKLPSDINLEIEEPARNFITSNKKRVDVRGPFFTTAVIEVE; translated from the coding sequence TTGCCGTTTGATGTCGGAAAGTTGCGTGAACTTGCGGAGAAGGATTTCAGGAAGGCTTGGGAAGAAAGCGCGAACCTTGTCAGGAAATCGGGCAGGGTTTTCGAGCTCCAACCTAGCGGAAAGCCAAACCCACTCTTCGAACTTGTACAAAGATTCAGACAGGCTCTGATTAGACTTGGTTTCAGGGAGATGATTGTCCCGATTATCGTCGACAAGCGTGAGGTCTATAAGCAATACGGATCGGAGGCGCCGATAATATTGGACAGGGTTTTCTTCCTCGCAACGCTTGAGCGTCCTGACATTGGAATCGGGAAGAAAAAGATAGAGGAGATAAGGAGCTTTCTTCCATCGTTCAACAAGGTTGAGAAGCTTCAGGAAATTTTTAGGAGGTATAAGCTGGGGGAGATTCCTGCGGACGACCTGATAGAAACGATTTCGAGCGAGCTTTCGATTTCCGATGCGGAGGCGGAGAAAATTTTATCACTCTTTTCTGAGCTGAGAGATCTTAAACCTGTTCCTGGCGATCTCACGCTGCGCTCGCATACGACGGCCGGCTGGTTCGGGATACTCGCAGAGCTCTACCGGAGAGAGTCTCTTCCAATCCAGCTCTTTCACGTCGGGCCAAAGTTCAGGAGAGAACAAAGACTCGATGAAACGCATCTGTATGAGTCTTGGACGGCGTCAGTTGTCGTGATGGCGAAGGAGATAACGCTGGAAGATGGAATGGAGATAACAAGGAGAATCTTTGCCGAAGTTGGGTATCCGCGTGTTGAGATGAAGATCAAAAAGTCGACTTCGCGTTATTACGCTCCCGGGACGGAATTCGAAGTCTTCCTAGAACATAAGTCTGGTCCTGTTGAGGTTGGGGATGGAGGGCTTTACAGTCCGGTTGCTCTGGCGAACTACGGGATACCGTATCCGGTTTTCAATTTGGGAATCGGGCTTGAACGTCTTCTCATGATCGAGACGGGGGAAACGGATATACGCAGGCTGGTTTATCCGTATCTCTACACACCTGTTGTTCTTTCCGATGAAGAGATAGCGAAGATGATTCACATGGTGGAGATTCCTAAAACAGAGGTCGGGAGAAAGATCGCCGAAAATTTGTTTGAGATAGCGAAAAAATATGCCGATGCTCCCAGTCCGTGCGGATTTCTTGTCTTCGAGGGTGAAATCGGCGGGAGACGGGTGAGCGTTAAGCTTGTGGAACCGGAGGAGAATAAAAAGCTCGTGGGACCCGCAGGTTTTAACGAAATCTTTGTTTATGACGGAAACATCATAGCGGTTCCGCCAACTGGCTGGGAGGAAAAAGAATTCGTCAGAGTAGTCAGGGAGAAGGGGATCTCGACTGGGATAAAGTTCATGTCGGCTTTTGCAAACTTGGTCGGAAGGAGAGCGGAGGAAGCCGTTGAGAGTGGGGAGAAAATGGTGGAGGTTCAGATTAAAAATGTGAAGCTGCCATCGGACATAAATTTGGAGATAGAAGAGCCCGCGAGGAACTTTATAACATCGAACAAGAAGAGGGTGGATGTTCGCGGTCCCTTCTTCACAACGGCCGTGATAGAGGTGGAGTGA
- a CDS encoding fumarate hydratase codes for MISEREFRACIVELVKKAETRAPQDVRKALQRCVRIERSRVARLQLEMMLENLKLAEKKEAPICQDTGVLSFFVRVGERLDFDVARSIGAAVLEAEEKVPLRMSAVDPLSRVAISGGVWSVNIEPADEGLEVALLVKGAGTENFSKLFMFSPSNGLEKVEAQLLEVLREAGGKICPPVIVGVGIGGDASRAILLSRRALLRRLDVRNPDRRLAKLERSLTERTNLLRIGPMGLGGVCTVLGVKIETAPTHTACFPIAFSFQCWPGRRGLARLVDGRMEVIEP; via the coding sequence ATGATTTCTGAGAGGGAGTTCCGCGCCTGTATTGTCGAACTTGTAAAAAAAGCTGAAACTAGAGCCCCTCAAGACGTGCGGAAAGCTCTTCAGAGGTGTGTGAGGATCGAGCGTTCAAGGGTTGCGAGGCTGCAGCTCGAGATGATGCTGGAGAATCTAAAGCTGGCTGAAAAGAAGGAAGCACCAATATGTCAGGATACTGGAGTTCTCTCCTTTTTCGTTCGTGTTGGGGAGAGGCTTGATTTTGATGTTGCTCGTTCAATCGGTGCAGCGGTTCTAGAGGCGGAGGAAAAGGTACCTCTGAGGATGAGTGCCGTGGATCCGCTGAGCCGTGTGGCGATTTCTGGAGGTGTGTGGTCTGTCAACATAGAACCAGCAGATGAGGGGCTTGAAGTGGCTTTGCTTGTTAAGGGTGCCGGAACGGAGAACTTTTCAAAACTTTTCATGTTTTCACCATCGAATGGCTTGGAAAAGGTAGAGGCGCAACTTTTGGAAGTCTTGCGGGAGGCTGGTGGTAAAATCTGTCCTCCCGTTATCGTTGGTGTCGGAATCGGGGGTGATGCTTCTCGCGCGATCCTGTTATCGAGACGAGCGCTCCTCAGGCGGTTGGATGTGAGAAATCCGGATCGAAGACTTGCGAAGTTGGAAAGATCGTTAACTGAAAGGACGAACTTGTTGAGAATTGGTCCGATGGGTCTTGGTGGAGTTTGTACTGTTCTCGGTGTGAAGATCGAAACCGCTCCGACTCACACGGCATGTTTTCCTATTGCGTTTTCCTTCCAGTGCTGGCCGGGGAGAAGGGGACTGGCTAGGCTTGTTGACGGAAGGATGGAGGTGATAGAGCCTTGA
- a CDS encoding FumA C-terminus/TtdB family hydratase beta subunit translates to MKILHPPVTLRDISKLRAGDLVKISGRIFTARDKAYVRVVQSGKAPVDMRGGVVYHCGPLVVRHEEKYEVISAGPTTSSRMDEIQERFLRITGVKVLIGKGGVGEKIAARLPELGCVYLSFPGGAGVLAAGFVEEVEEVIWEDLGPAEAIWVLRVKDFPCVVAIDIHGKNLYTGRMKRK, encoded by the coding sequence TTGAAAATCCTTCATCCTCCGGTAACTCTAAGAGATATATCCAAGCTTCGTGCTGGAGATCTCGTGAAAATTTCTGGGAGAATTTTCACGGCGAGAGACAAGGCATATGTGAGGGTCGTTCAATCGGGTAAGGCGCCTGTTGACATGAGAGGGGGCGTGGTGTATCATTGTGGTCCGCTTGTTGTCAGACATGAGGAAAAATATGAGGTTATCTCCGCAGGGCCGACAACGAGTTCTAGGATGGACGAAATTCAGGAAAGGTTTCTGCGAATCACCGGAGTAAAGGTTTTGATTGGCAAGGGAGGTGTTGGGGAAAAAATTGCCGCCAGACTTCCCGAGCTTGGATGTGTTTATCTCTCATTTCCAGGGGGCGCCGGGGTGCTTGCTGCCGGATTTGTTGAAGAGGTCGAGGAGGTAATCTGGGAAGATCTGGGGCCAGCCGAGGCCATTTGGGTCTTAAGAGTCAAGGATTTTCCTTGTGTAGTAGCTATAGACATACACGGCAAAAATCTCTACACTGGGAGAATGAAAAGAAAATAA
- a CDS encoding ribose-phosphate diphosphokinase, whose translation MVKDLLVVEGSASPKLSKRIARLLGCPLLRPERKRFPDGELYVRFTREVAGEHVVIVQSTPEPQNENLMELYFLAKTAKDLGALEVTLVVPYLAYARQDKRFKPGEAVTLDYVASLISNSGADSFIVVDIHEPETLPRFGLKSRNLTAMPLLGVWLKRLHLRKPLVVGGDEGSEERARLVAREFGADYDYLEKRRLTPTKVMMRPKRFEVRGRDVVIIDDMISTGGTVAEAARILRKSGARRIFAACTHAVLCGNAKEKLRNAGVARIVATDTIERKESVVSVAPLIVEALR comes from the coding sequence ATGGTGAAAGATTTGCTGGTTGTGGAAGGATCGGCTTCCCCGAAGCTCTCGAAAAGGATTGCGAGACTTTTGGGATGTCCTCTCTTAAGACCCGAGCGCAAGAGGTTTCCCGATGGCGAGCTTTACGTCAGGTTTACACGGGAGGTTGCCGGTGAGCACGTCGTGATCGTCCAATCAACCCCGGAACCGCAGAACGAAAATCTGATGGAACTCTATTTTCTCGCTAAAACCGCTAAGGATCTAGGTGCGTTGGAAGTCACTTTGGTTGTTCCCTATCTCGCCTATGCTAGGCAAGATAAGAGATTCAAACCAGGTGAAGCCGTGACGCTCGATTATGTGGCATCCCTTATTTCGAACTCCGGCGCCGACTCCTTCATAGTGGTTGATATCCATGAACCAGAAACCCTTCCAAGATTTGGCTTGAAGTCTAGGAATCTTACGGCGATGCCACTCTTGGGAGTTTGGCTAAAGAGGCTTCACTTGAGGAAACCATTGGTTGTGGGGGGCGACGAAGGTTCAGAGGAAAGAGCTAGACTAGTCGCAAGAGAGTTCGGCGCAGACTATGACTATCTAGAGAAAAGAAGGCTGACTCCGACGAAGGTTATGATGAGGCCGAAGAGGTTTGAGGTTAGGGGAAGAGATGTTGTGATAATAGACGATATGATAAGCACGGGTGGGACTGTAGCCGAGGCTGCGAGGATTTTGAGGAAATCTGGAGCGAGGAGGATTTTTGCCGCATGTACGCATGCCGTTCTCTGCGGGAATGCTAAGGAAAAACTCAGAAATGCGGGAGTCGCAAGAATCGTAGCGACTGACACGATTGAGCGTAAGGAAAGCGTAGTTTCGGTGGCACCTCTGATTGTTGAGGCGTTGCGCTGA
- a CDS encoding methyltransferase domain-containing protein, with the protein MARFFFLLSGEHSSLPAAEVVGACEALGHTFKPVDVLDQVLVGETSAEPAVLAERLAMSWMIGFHLFTSPAFKREILDSLFSSDFLEIFNPRKTFAITVKRIKRSAQHLQTPELEKWLAEKISREVKFKTDLRNPEFELVFVLTGESCVCGVKVAEVDRKRFTARRPSRRPAFHPSTLTPVLARCMVNLARTPPGGIFLDPFCGVGGILIEAGLVGAIPVGIDIKPEMVEGAKKNLEAFGIRDYRLEVGDARKLGGMEVDAIATDPPYGRQATTAGSEVWDLYRESLHSMTEVLKPGRFLCITAPADIRETGKEAGLEVVDYHEQKVHRSLIRCFHVFRKPGSF; encoded by the coding sequence ATGGCGAGATTTTTCTTTCTTCTTTCTGGGGAGCACTCAAGCCTCCCGGCCGCTGAGGTTGTGGGGGCGTGTGAGGCTCTAGGGCATACTTTTAAACCAGTCGATGTTCTCGATCAAGTTTTGGTTGGGGAAACCTCGGCGGAGCCTGCTGTTCTGGCTGAAAGACTCGCAATGAGCTGGATGATTGGATTCCACCTCTTTACTTCGCCGGCATTCAAGCGGGAAATCTTGGATTCTCTCTTCAGCTCTGACTTCTTGGAGATATTTAATCCGAGGAAGACTTTTGCGATCACCGTGAAGAGGATTAAAAGAAGCGCACAACATCTTCAAACGCCGGAGTTGGAAAAGTGGCTCGCGGAGAAGATTTCGCGGGAGGTAAAATTTAAAACTGATTTGCGAAATCCGGAGTTTGAACTTGTTTTCGTTTTGACTGGGGAGAGTTGTGTTTGCGGAGTGAAAGTAGCGGAGGTTGATAGGAAAAGGTTTACGGCGAGGAGACCATCCAGGAGACCCGCATTTCATCCGAGCACTCTGACACCGGTTTTGGCAAGATGTATGGTTAATCTGGCGAGAACACCTCCGGGTGGGATTTTTCTGGATCCTTTCTGTGGTGTCGGTGGAATTTTGATTGAGGCGGGTCTTGTCGGTGCGATTCCGGTTGGGATTGACATAAAACCAGAGATGGTTGAGGGAGCGAAGAAAAATCTGGAGGCCTTCGGGATCAGGGATTACAGGCTGGAAGTTGGAGACGCGAGAAAGCTGGGTGGAATGGAGGTGGACGCGATAGCGACAGACCCGCCCTACGGGAGGCAAGCCACGACCGCAGGGAGTGAGGTCTGGGATCTCTATCGAGAATCTCTTCACTCGATGACAGAGGTTCTCAAGCCTGGAAGATTTCTCTGTATAACTGCACCGGCAGATATCAGAGAAACTGGAAAGGAGGCGGGCCTCGAAGTGGTCGATTATCACGAGCAGAAGGTTCATCGCAGTCTCATCAGATGTTTTCACGTTTTCAGGAAGCCGGGCAGTTTTTAA
- the rnz gene encoding ribonuclease Z: MTLRIIFLGTTGSIPTKSRGMPSIAIRRESDLLLFDCGEGTQRQMLLAHLSPLKVGAIFITHLHGDHFLGLAGLIQTMSLFSRKEPLSIYCPRGEGERLKSYIFAPRYDLTFDLEIRELSDGEEVRMSEYRVVAAEADHSVPSLAYALVENDRPGKLNVEKAISLGVRPGPGFSRLKAGESITLPDGRKVYPSDVLGPARRGRKIVYTGDTIPSEKIVKLSKDADVLIHDCTLGEEFSEKAREGGHSTPLEAAEIARAANVRLLILFHISPRHEDPSPLLEQARRIFPNTIIAEDLMELEIPYPEE, encoded by the coding sequence ATGACTCTAAGGATAATCTTCTTGGGAACAACCGGCAGCATTCCAACAAAATCTCGCGGAATGCCCTCAATAGCCATAAGGAGAGAGAGCGACTTGCTCCTCTTCGACTGTGGTGAGGGAACGCAGCGCCAGATGCTCCTAGCCCACTTAAGCCCGCTGAAAGTTGGCGCTATCTTCATCACGCATCTTCACGGAGATCATTTTCTTGGTCTTGCTGGTCTCATCCAGACGATGTCCCTTTTCTCAAGAAAAGAGCCACTATCCATCTACTGTCCGCGTGGCGAAGGAGAACGTCTGAAATCCTACATCTTCGCTCCCAGATACGACCTAACGTTCGATTTAGAGATCCGCGAGCTCTCTGACGGGGAAGAGGTCAGGATGTCTGAATACAGAGTAGTCGCGGCGGAGGCCGACCACTCAGTCCCCTCTCTAGCATACGCTCTAGTAGAAAACGACCGCCCAGGAAAGCTCAACGTTGAGAAAGCGATTTCGCTCGGTGTTCGTCCCGGCCCCGGCTTCTCAAGGCTCAAAGCCGGAGAGAGCATCACACTTCCAGACGGAAGAAAAGTCTACCCTAGTGATGTTTTAGGTCCGGCCAGAAGGGGAAGAAAGATAGTTTACACTGGTGACACCATTCCTTCTGAGAAAATAGTCAAGCTTTCGAAAGATGCGGATGTTTTAATTCACGACTGCACGCTCGGCGAAGAATTCTCGGAAAAGGCAAGAGAAGGAGGTCACTCCACCCCTTTAGAGGCGGCCGAAATCGCGAGAGCAGCAAACGTTCGCCTTCTGATTCTCTTCCACATAAGCCCGAGACATGAGGACCCATCCCCTCTGCTCGAGCAAGCCAGAAGGATTTTTCCAAACACGATCATCGCAGAAGACCTGATGGAACTCGAGATTCCCTATCCCGAAGAATGA
- the npdG gene encoding NADPH-dependent F420 reductase gives MQTIAVIGGTGDLGRGLVARWVLGEEKVIIGSRSPEKAKKVAEELSRLTGREIGWGRNSEAARLAEIVVLSVPFAALSEIAEEIRPEVRGKIVLSVIVPLKFEGGDIEYIRPESGSAAEEVAKLLPEARVVSAFHTVGAKMLQDIGSPVPCDVVICGDDLEAKKRVIRLINHIPGMRAIDGGPLKNSRLVEVTVALLVELSRMYGVPGVSLKFEGL, from the coding sequence ATGCAAACGATTGCCGTGATAGGCGGAACTGGAGACTTGGGCAGAGGTCTTGTGGCGAGATGGGTGCTCGGAGAGGAGAAAGTGATCATAGGCTCGCGCTCGCCGGAGAAGGCGAAGAAGGTTGCTGAGGAGCTTTCTAGGCTTACCGGGCGGGAAATCGGATGGGGTAGAAATAGTGAAGCTGCCAGACTTGCGGAAATTGTAGTGTTAAGCGTGCCGTTCGCGGCTCTCTCCGAGATTGCGGAGGAGATAAGACCAGAAGTTCGTGGGAAGATTGTTCTAAGCGTCATCGTTCCTCTGAAGTTTGAAGGAGGAGATATAGAGTACATCAGGCCGGAAAGTGGATCTGCCGCGGAAGAAGTTGCGAAGTTGCTGCCGGAGGCGAGAGTCGTTTCGGCCTTCCACACGGTCGGAGCGAAGATGCTTCAAGATATCGGATCGCCGGTTCCGTGTGACGTCGTGATCTGTGGGGATGACCTGGAAGCCAAGAAGAGAGTTATCAGGCTTATAAATCACATCCCTGGGATGAGAGCGATTGACGGTGGGCCGCTAAAGAACAGCAGGTTAGTTGAAGTTACTGTCGCATTGCTTGTCGAGCTCTCGCGGATGTACGGAGTTCCTGGCGTGAGTTTGAAGTTTGAGGGACTTTGA
- a CDS encoding RNA-binding domain-containing protein — translation MKLEVEAEVRKTEDPEKVKKAILNIFPGLQLDIKKDVICGEGSDVMLLSRFRELLRKQAILDAARSVMNAGVSDENSMCFRLNKQAAFVGKVSFTNGESPMGPIVVKIWAEDLKRMIDYLAPKTKNGVPLYEIDYLLDP, via the coding sequence GTGAAGCTTGAGGTAGAGGCTGAAGTGAGGAAGACTGAAGACCCGGAAAAAGTCAAAAAAGCCATCCTGAATATCTTCCCGGGATTGCAGCTGGACATCAAAAAGGATGTTATTTGCGGTGAGGGGAGTGATGTCATGTTACTTTCGCGATTCAGGGAGCTTCTCAGAAAGCAGGCGATTCTGGATGCGGCGAGGTCCGTGATGAACGCGGGAGTTTCGGATGAAAATTCGATGTGTTTTCGTCTAAACAAACAAGCCGCCTTCGTTGGAAAGGTGAGTTTTACGAATGGGGAATCGCCGATGGGGCCGATTGTTGTGAAGATTTGGGCGGAAGATTTGAAAAGAATGATCGATTATCTCGCCCCGAAAACGAAGAATGGGGTACCACTTTATGAGATCGATTATCTGCTTGACCCGTGA
- a CDS encoding AAA family ATPase translates to MRDFKVIGLVGLQAAGKTEIAKVFSKFGIPCIRMGDVVVEEVKRRGLEVNEKSVGEMADELRKKHGMSIIAKLNIPKIESAGKSSRAVVVDGIRGLAEVEEFRRAFGERFILCAVLAPAKARFERITGRRREDDAGSFAEFVEKDERELGWGLAEAIALADVFIVNEGTLEELKEKAEELYRRIIGEA, encoded by the coding sequence GTGAGGGACTTCAAGGTCATCGGGCTTGTCGGACTTCAGGCGGCTGGGAAGACCGAGATAGCCAAAGTTTTTTCAAAATTTGGCATTCCTTGCATCAGAATGGGGGATGTTGTAGTCGAAGAGGTCAAGCGAAGAGGTTTGGAAGTAAATGAGAAGAGTGTAGGCGAGATGGCGGACGAATTGAGAAAAAAGCATGGGATGAGCATCATCGCGAAGTTAAACATACCAAAAATAGAAAGCGCTGGGAAGAGCAGCAGAGCCGTTGTCGTTGACGGAATAAGAGGATTGGCAGAAGTTGAGGAGTTTCGACGGGCCTTCGGGGAGAGATTTATTCTCTGCGCCGTTCTGGCACCAGCCAAGGCAAGGTTTGAGAGAATAACAGGAAGGAGGAGAGAAGACGATGCTGGAAGCTTTGCTGAGTTCGTTGAGAAAGATGAGAGAGAGCTTGGATGGGGATTAGCGGAAGCCATTGCGCTGGCGGACGTTTTCATCGTGAACGAAGGGACGCTGGAAGAACTTAAGGAAAAGGCGGAAGAGCTCTATAGGAGGATTATTGGTGAAGCTTGA
- a CDS encoding Lrp/AsnC ligand binding domain-containing protein, producing MVRAYSLISTEPGRTAEVYRKIKSIDGVKLAETVAGPYDIVAQIEVDSLEKLTKIIFGEIRGAPGVTNTTTLIVIEL from the coding sequence ATGGTTAGAGCGTACAGTTTGATTTCTACCGAGCCTGGGAGAACGGCTGAGGTTTATAGGAAAATAAAAAGCATCGACGGAGTAAAACTCGCGGAAACCGTTGCTGGTCCGTACGACATTGTTGCACAGATAGAAGTCGATTCCTTGGAGAAGCTGACGAAGATAATCTTTGGAGAAATCAGAGGAGCTCCCGGCGTAACAAACACAACCACGCTGATCGTGATTGAACTGTGA